Proteins co-encoded in one Microtus ochrogaster isolate Prairie Vole_2 unplaced genomic scaffold, MicOch1.0 UNK81, whole genome shotgun sequence genomic window:
- the Upf1 gene encoding regulator of nonsense transcripts 1 isoform X4 — protein MSVEAYGPSSQTLTFLDTEEAELLGADTQGSEFEFTDFTLPSQTQTPPGGPGGAGGPSGAGAGGAASQLDAQVGPEGILQNGAVDDSVAKTSQLLAELNFEEDEEDTYYTKDLPVHACSYCGIHDPACVVYCNTSKKWFCNGRGNTSGSHIVNHLVRAKCKEVTLHKDGPLGETVLECYNCGCRNVFLLGFIPAKADSVVVLLCRQPCASQSSLKDINWDSSQWQPLIQDRCFLSWLVKIPSEQEQLRARQITAQQINKLEELWKENPSATLEDLEKPGVDEEPQHVLLRYEDAYQYQNIFGPLVKLEADYDKKLKESQTQDNITVRWDLGLNKKRIAFFTLPKTDSDMRLMQGDEICLRYKGDLAPLWKGIGHVIKVPDNYGDEIAIELRSSVGAPVEVTHNFQVDFVWKSTSFDRMQSALKTFAVDETSVSGYIYHKLLGHEVEDVVIKCQLPKRFTAQGLPDLNHSQVYAVKTVLQRPLSLIQGPPGTGKTVTSATIVYHLARQGNGPVLVCAPSNIAVDQLTEKIHQTGLKVVRLCAKSREAIDSPVSFLALHNQIRNMDSMPELQKLQQLKDETGELSSADEKRYRALKRTAERELLMNADVICCTCVGAGDPRLAKMQFRSILIDESTQATEPECMVPVVLGAKQLILVGDHCQLGPVVMCKKAAKAGLSQSLFERLVVLGIRPIRLQVQYRMHPALSAFPSNIFYEGSLQNGVTAADRVKKGFDFQWPQPDKPMFFYVTQGQEEIASSGTSYLNRTEAANVEKITTKLLKAGAKPDQIGIITPYEGQRSYLVQYMQFSGSLHTKLYQEVEIASVDAFQGREKDFIILSCVRANEHQGIGFLNDPRRLNVALTRARYGVIIVGNPKALSKQPLWNHLLSYYKEQKALVEGPLNNLRESLMQFSKPRKLVNTVNPGARFMTTAMYDAREAIIPGSVYDRSSQGRPSNMYFQTHDQIGMISAGPSHVAAMNIPIPFNLVMPPMPPPGYFGQANGPAAGRGTPKSKTGRGGRQKNRFGLPGPSQTTLPNSQASQDVASQPFSQGALTQGYVSMSQPSQMSQPGLSQPELSQDSYLGDEFKSQIDVALSQDSTYQGERAYQHGGVTGLSQY, from the exons GTTGGACCAGAGGGCATCTTGCAGAACGGGGCTGTGGATGACAGTGTGGCCAAGACCAGTCAGCTGCTGGCTGAGCTCAACTTTGAAGAAGACGAAGAAGACACGTACTACACCAAGGACCTCCCAGTCCACGCCTGCAG TTACTGCGGAATCCATGATCCTGCCTGCGTGGTTTACTGCAATACCAGCAAGAAGTGGTTCTGCAATGGCCGAGGAAATACTTCTGGCAG CCACATTGTAAATCACCTGGTAAGGGCAAAATGCAAGGAAGTGACGCTGCACAAGGATGGACCCCTGGGCGAGACAGTGCTGGAATGCTACAACTGTGGCTGCCGCAACGTCTTCCTGCTGGGCTTCATCCCTGCAAAGGCTGACTCAGTAGTGGTGCTGCTGTGCAG GCAGCCCTGTGCCAGCCAGAGCAGCCTAAAGGACATCAACTGGGACAGCTCCCAGTGGCAGCCCCTGATCCAGGACCGATGCTTCCTGTCATGGCTGGTCAAGATTCCCTCAGAGCAGGAGCAGTTGCGGGCACGGCAGATCACTGCACAGCAGATCAACAAGCTGGAGGAGCTGTGGAAG GAAAACCCTTCAGCCACCCTGGAGGACCTGGAGAAGCCCGGCGTGGATGAGGAGCCCCAGCACGTGCTCCTGCGGTATGAGGATGCTTATCAGTACCAGAACATCTTCGGGCCCCTGGTGAAGCTAGAAGCTGACTACGACAAGAAGCTGAAGGAGTCACAG ACTCAAGATAACATCACGGTCAGGTGGGACCTGGGCCTTAACAAGAAGAGAATCGCCTTCTTCACTTTGCCCAAGACTGACTCTG ATATGCGGCTCATGCAGGGCGACGAGATCTGTCTGCGGTACAAAGGGGACCTAGCACCCCTATGGAAGGGGATTGGCCATGTCATCAAGGTCCCTGATA ATTACGGTGATGAGATTGCTATTGAGCTCCGCAGCAGTGTGGGTGCACCTGTGGAGGTGACCCACAACTTCCAGGTGGATTTTGTGTGGAAGTCAACCTCTTTTGATAG GATGCAGAGTGCACTGAAAACCTTTGCTGTGGATGAGACCTCCGTGTCAGGATACATCTACCACAAGCTGCTGGGCCACGAGGTGGAGGATGTAGTCATCAAGTGCCAGCTGCCAAAGCGCTTCACAGCTCAGGGGCTCCCTGACCTCAACCACTCTCAG GTGTATGCTGTGAAGACAGTGCTGCAGAGGCCACTCAGCCTCATCCAGGGCCCGCCAGGCACAGGGAAGACGGTGACATCTGCCACTATTGTCTACCACCTTGCTCGGCAGGGCAATGG GCCTGTGCTGGTCTGTGCCCCAAGTAACATCGCCGTGGACCAGCTCACAGAGAAGATCCACCAGACAGGACTGAAGGTTGTACGCCTCTGTGCCAAGAGCCGGGAGGCCATTGACTCGCCAGTGTCCTTCTTGGCTCTGCACAACCAGATTAGGAACATGGACAG CATGCCTGAGCTGCAGAAGCTGCAGCAGCTGAAGGACGAGACAGGCGAACTGTCGTCTGCAGATGAGAAGCGGTACCGGGCACTCAAGCGCACAGCTGAGAGAGAGCTGCTCATG AACGCAGATGTCATCTGCTGcacctgtgtgggtgctggtgacCCAAGGCTGGCCAAGATGCAGTTCCGTTCCATCCTTATTGATGAGAGCACTCAGGCCACCGAGCCTGAGTGCATGGTGCCTGTGGTCCTTGGGGCCAAGCAG CTCATCCTCGTGGGTGACCACTGTCAGCTGGGCCCTGTGGTGATGTGCAAAAAGGCAGCCAAGGCCGGACTGTCACAGTCGCTCTTCGAGCGCCTGGTGGTGCTCGGCATCCGGCCCATCCGCCTGCAGGTGCAGTACCGCATGCACCCCGCACTCAGCGCCTTCCCGTCCAACATCTTCTACGAGGGCTCATTGCAGAACGGTGTCACTGCAG CGGACCGTGTCAAGAAGGGCTTTGACTTCCAGTGGCCACAGCCGGACAAGCCCATGTTCTTCTACGTGACACAGGGCCAGGAGGAGATTGCCAGCTCTGGCACGTCCTACCTCAACAG GACCGAGGCAGCCAATGTGGAGAAGATAACTACAAAACTGCTGAAGGCAGGTGCCAAGCCTGACCAGATTGGCATCATCACACCCTACGAGGGCCAGCGCTCCTACCTGGTGCAATACATGCAGTTCAGTGGCTCCCTGCACACGAAGCTCTACCAG GAAGTGGAGATTGCCAGTGTGGACGCCTTCCAGGGCCGGGAGAAGGACTTCATCATCCTGTCCTGTGTGCGTGCCAACGAGCACCAGGGCATTGGGTTCCTGAACGACCCCCGGCGTCTCAATGTGGCCCTCACCAGAGCCAG ATATGGTGTGATCATTGTGGGTAACCCAAAGGCACTGTCGAAGCAGCCACTGTGGAACCACCTGCTGAGCTACTACAAGGAGCAGAAGGCGCTGGTGGAAGGGCCACTCAACAACCTGCGTGAGAGCCTCATGCAGTTCAGCAAGCCTCGCAAGCTTGTCAACACCGTCAACCCG GGGGCCCGCTTCATGACTACAGCCATGTATGATGCCCGCGAGGCCATCATCCCTGGATCTGTCTATGACCGCAGTAGCCAGG GCCGGCCCTCAAACATGTACTTCCAGACCCACGACCAGATTGGCATGATCAGTGCTGGTCCCAGCCATGTGGCCGCCATGAACATCCCCATTCCCTTCAACCTGGTCATGCCTCCCATGCCACCACCTGGGTACTTTGGACAGGCCAACGGGCCCGCTGCTG GCCGGGGCACCCCAAAAAGCAAGACTGGCCGTGGAGGCCGCCAGAAGAATCGCTTTGGGCTTCCAGGGCCCAGCCAGACCACCCTTCCCAacagccaggccagccaggatgtGGCCTCACAGCCCTTCTCACAGGGCGCCCTCACCCAGGGCTACGTGTCCATGAGCCAGCCCTCCCAGATGAGCCAGCCCGGCCTTTCCCAGCCAGAGCTGTCCCAG GACAGCTACCTCGGTGATGAGTTTAAGTCACAGATTGACGTGGCACTCTCACAAGACTCCACTTACCAGGGAGAGCGGGCATATCAGCACGGCGGGGTCACCGGGCTGTCCCAGTACTAG